In Anolis sagrei isolate rAnoSag1 chromosome 5, rAnoSag1.mat, whole genome shotgun sequence, the DNA window TTCATGGCTTCTTGGTCAGAtttgagcttaaattaagtgatgttttcctggtctcttcagagcagacaactTTGCCATAAAATCAAGTTCATGTTCAGCTCTCAAGTTTGCCTTTGTTCTGAAAGAGTTTTGTCTTGGAAAATTGATAACTATACTCTTCACTTCATGGATTTCATGTTCCTTGCTATCTTGGACTATTGATCTTTGTATATTTGGACTACTGCTATTTCATATCACCTTTTCTACTGCTTTTTTAGAAATGcccatttttccttttgtatatccTTTTTGTAAATAAACAGCTCTAGTTAGCTACCACTTGACTCTGTATGGTGCAAGGTGAAAAGGTATTCCTGGGCTGAAGTGCAACACATATTCAAGTAATGGGCCTCTACCACCATTAATAAGGTTCTTAGGATGTAATGTGAGTTGTTTGCTCTTGGAAGCGATTTAAAATATGACCCAAAATGCTGACATCCTTTGCATCTGAGTAAAGCACTTACTAGAGCACCTCTTCTTGTGACTACTTCTCCCTTCACGATGATAGAATCTTCTTCCATGAGAGCAGGCCACACATGGTAGGCCACCAGCGGAGCAGAGAATTCAGAGTCGTAGCTGCGGCGGTATCTGGACACACATAAGGAGATTTCATTTGCACCTTAGTTGGCAGTCTATGTGACACTAATTACACCCATTAAACCAGAGCCTTTCAGTACTATTTCATAGGCATGGGcagtccatggttctaaatggttctaaagtacttacaaaattagggggcactggtgctttgcatctactgtgttgctaaagttctggtggtgaagatttcaaaactctaacaaaactttcaaaatttcattattagtTCATTATTGGcattttttatgacagaacccattaggaactgccatttataatgaaatgttgaaagttttgttacagttctgaaattttcaccacaagaactttagcaacactgtagaagtaaggcaccagcgccccctagttttgtaaatacttcagaaccatttagaaccatggattgcccatgccttctaTTTCAGGGGAAAAGAAGAGTGggtcttcttttcccctttctttcttttctccccacccctttcctctgaTGTGCTATACAACAACAAGACATCCCTACTCTTCTTCCCTTTTAAAACACACTCCTGCATACTGTCAGGAAGACAAGTTTCCAAATGTATGAGAAGAATCACATATTATAAGTCTatgcccccatctacactaccatataaaatccagattatctgctttgaaatggactatatggcagtgtagactcagggcccttccacacagccatataaccagaatatcaaggcagaaaatcccacaatatctgctttgaactggtttatctgcgtccacactgccatatattccagtccaaatcagataatatgggattttattcagttgtgtggaagaggccccatataattcagtttaaagcagataatgtggattatctgctttgataacctagattatatggcagtgtagatccagcctatgattCTGCAAACACAAGCAACAGGCCCAAAGTCATCCACTGAGCTTCATACGTGATTGAGAATTTTAAAATCTGATTTATCTAGTCACACTAAACtaatatagtgctatgattccaccttTAACTACTGCAGCAATAACttatggaatctgggagttgtagattttgTGAGGCATTCTGCCTGGAAATTCTTAATACCCTTCCCTAAACTTTAAATTCCAGGAATCTATGGGATGTTGCCATTGTGACAAAATGGTATCAAAATGCTCTAATTGTGTAGTGTGTATGGTAATCAAAGTGATGGTCCCAAGACAGTGTTCGTCTCTGGGCAACTGCCCGCTTTCCCTTTGGGAATTTCCAGAGGAAAAAAGCAACATTTGTATTCAATGACTACTAACAATAGTAATGATGGAATtaaaaaccactttgagtccccccagcggtgagaaaggcagtatataaatactgtaaataaataaataatatagtccTATTTCCaggaacatggggggggggatcttaTTGGACTCCAAACATCAGATAGTTTAGAAAGCAATGTGTTATATCATATTTAATTCATGTAGCCCCCTtctgaactgccatataatccagattaatccacattatctgctttgaatggaattatatgaatgtacactactatataatccagttctaaacagGTAATCgggattttatatggccgtgtagaaagggccttaacCAACTGAAGAATGCTTCAAAATAAACGgataaaaataaagcagaaaataatagtaataatggaaTTAATAACAAGCATTATTAACAAGTTCACTGTATCTACTGCAGTTGATAATGCCATTTCTCAATATATTTCAATAGAGTTCACAGCCCTGTGTAGTTGCCCACCACCGAATGGAGGGAAGAGAATAACAGCCATGTCATTCACATTTACAAGTCTATATGCTTGAACTTCTCTTACTTGTACTCGCTAAAAAGTTCTCCATCTGTACCAAATGAAACATCGAGTGGAGGGTCCAAAGTCTGCATGGAAAAGGCCACCCTGCACAACTCCCGTATTAAACTACTGATCATGATAAAATCAACTTCTGGAGGGAAGGAAATCTGAGGATTGGTGTTCATTGCACGGATGACATCCTGAAAGCAAATGCAACATAAAGTGTCATTTAGCACACTAAAGTTATAAGTGTGCTTTAAATAAGAGAGGAGATAAAATTCAAAATTcaggaaagcacacacacacctgcaTGTGTACATGCAGACACACAAACATAGACACAAACAAGAAAAAGAGCACAAAGGAGAGAGAAGTATTATGTCAACACAAGGTAGTGTCTCTTTTCCTACAAGTTTTGAGTAGCTGGCCTAAAATAATGTTAGCGTTTGTGAGATGAAGTTATATATTATGGCCTTTCCTGGTAATTATTTTATCACCAGATTTGCATAGTTTTCGGTCTATGGAGTATGATATAATTTATCTAGATTATACATCTTGGACAGAAGAGTCATATTTTCCtaacacaatcaaaaacattttaTAACTGGGAAAATAATGCAATGTAGAATGCAATGTTCACATCACTGTTGTTTCAAGATGCTGCCAGGTTGATTTATCGGCTTGTTTTCTAAAAGCCTAGATAAACTTTTTGACAGTTTTATTCTACTAACTTGTTCATACATATTAATTTCTGATATGACTTGACTTTTATTTTAATTGGGTTTTATGCTGCTATTGTTTAGGTTGCTGCTTTCTGTATTTTCTGCTCATTGTTGCATTAATTTATATGTAGTCAAGCAGTTTCAGCAGAGAGATGTCATAAACATTAGTAGTATACAGTAGATCATCCACAATCAGTTGCAGAGGGTTTCTCAGCTGCTTTTGGGGCACCTGTTGTAGTCTGGCAAGaatcagaggatttttctgaatgttcagaggatgagggggatgatgggtttcaaagtgaagaGTCTGTGAGTGATTGGAGGGAATTGTGGGCAGATGAGACTGATGTTTGGGATTATTCAGCCCAGGCAACAGGaggaaatgaaagtaccagttccATTGGAACGAAGGTGTTAAAAGTCGGCACATGAGATTTTCTCAGAGGCTCAGAgttaaggctgagaggagatccaGGTGCAtgaggaatgatgtcatgggtggTTTAGCAGGATTAAGTTAGTGGGTTGTTTTCAGGCCTATTagaggagacaatgttgctaTAGGAGATTGTTCTCCCGTCTCTGCAGTCAAGTTCTTGGTTCAAGTATTCTCAAGTTTCCTGTTCTTGTTTATGGCTTTGTTTCCTTAGAGGGTTTATCTCGGGAAAGTTCCTGCTTTCCTGTTCATGGATGTATGTTTGGAGTACTGCTGTGGATTTTGGTTTCCTTGGATTTATGTTCCttgtcatttttggattactgctattttgcattttctattctactgacccttttggaattccccctttcccctttttatctactttctttaataaacatttttagaTTGAATTACTGAACTCTGATGTGATGCTGGGTGAAAGGGTGTTCCAGTGCTAGTGTGCAACAACACCCTAGTGTTAAAGAGCAATCCTCTTCTACCAATTCTGTTAGAATAGATAATGCCAATCTAAAGGTTATCCTCCATTTGGATGCTGCATAAATCTACTGCTGTTTAAAGAAATGACAGAGTAGCAAAGCTCCATTAATACACTGAATGTGTGTGCACTGAGTACAGATACTGCTCCATTCACATTAAAACTTACATTGACACTGGACTGAACATCATAGAGATCCTCCTGGCGAATGATATAGTCCATCACCATGTCTTCAAGTGATTCAGAACCAGAGTAACTCAGGGACAGAGTCTTTCTAACACGCATTTTGAACTGTCTGTATGCCCTCTTTGCAGCTTGGAAAGATTCCTACAAACAATAAAAAAGCTTATTAAAGATAGAAATCtgggacaaaaacaaacaaacaccaggtcatttaattacactatgtaacatgacttttgttcctgggttataaaagtCATTTGGATACTTACTTCAACCTTTATATGTCACCAGAAAATTTACCTGTCTGCttttataataacaacaactatcattatcatcatcaccattattatgACTATCGCTATGTCCACCTAAAAGTCAAAGCCAAATTCACATCACtcacacaaaattattattattattactattattattattacgcatGTGACTGATTCTTATTGAGGTATGAGAGATTTACAAATGGCTATATTACAAGCATGAGTGATATTGGAAAGAAAAGGTTATATTTCACCCTTACCACAGCTGCAATGTAGATTATTCTCTGCACAATCTCCAGATCATCAATGTAACTCCTCAAGAGGCTTTGAGCATCCAAGCGTTCCTGAGTATAAATATCACTGAAGCGTTCCACAAGGTTAGCGTGACGGGAAGCATTTGTGAGTCTTGAACAGCCAGGTGAGAAACTCTTCATTGGAGATGGGCTGGGAGATCTACTTCGGGCAGATATTGGGGAAGGTGACCGACTCCGTGCAAGTCTGGAAGAGAATTGCCAAATGGTAATAATGACAGAACTTTTTCTTTACTAGACAGTACTCTTGAATACCTAGAGCACCTAGACAATACCTAGAGgggatatattttgtcagatgcaagTAACCAGTCCCATAGATATGAGGGATGTACTGCATCTGCTTTTATAGAAAAAGGAGCTTCTTAACTTAGATAGGGCAAGAGTCTTACTTGCTTTGCAGAACCGATTTCTGAGCAGCGAGGACAGCAATCTCATCCTTCAGTGTTAGAATCTGCTGCTCATACTCATTCAGTCGCTCCAAGTTGATCAGAGCACACTCTTCTTTTGCTCGAGAAGCCTTTAGACTTAACCACAAAGAATAAATTCAGTGAAATGGGGTGTTTCTACCAAAGTAAGGACATTGCTTAACACTATATTAACAAATTTGTACAAAATTGTTAAAAGCTGATCATTAGAAACCATGTCAAAGTTACCCATGCACACcaaaaagaaatatgaaatgaCATTTATCCTTCATGTACATTTTATCTGCATTACACTTAAATCCTTGCATGTCTGGTGTTGAACTGCCAAAAAATCACATCTCGTGAAAGAGGAGGATTTCTCCGCATAATGTATCTGCTATTTATAAAGTATTACATTCATTTCACTCTGCATTGGATATTTTGTcctaatttttgttgttgttgtctttacttctcagccagaaaaaaagtggttcacaatatatattttctgtaattttgAGTGCTTCACAAATCTAACATGACATCTTCAGGAAGCACTAAAAGTACAGTTTCTGGAGCACTCACGCCTAGAAATATACCACCAGAGCTCCCTAATCCTAATATTAGAATAGATCAAATCATTAATTACAATTCTGAGACACACTACATAAGGCATGGCTAGTTGTTGGCTAtggctgatctgagatggttttaaacaattgattttagagataactgattttagtgtttgtgtatatttatagcttattttatgttccagcattgattgtttgccatatatatgttgtgttccaccctgagtccccctctgggtgagaagggcagaatataaatgctttaaataaataaataatagttgttGATGCGCTACCCTAATCACACATGCTATTGTGGCACACTTTTGGATTCAAAATGTCTCTAATTTCTTAGACAAAAGCATTCACACtctaaaaacagcaaaaaaaccccacacaaaaCAGGTGAGATAAAAAATGGGCAGCCTCC includes these proteins:
- the SPATA18 gene encoding mitochondria-eating protein isoform X3 is translated as MAESLRRLISNETCRVLQEKLERWYQDYHINSCDQNLTRCCEIMELNSMIQGQLFTILNQTCQQGGQYAGMEIIKSRLLPWLGSCLSSHPPARSPEGSSSRLQESLEKDRTLRELSSSQSLEIKQLEKELNATRLQLNLVQQDLKASRAKEECALINLERLNEYEQQILTLKDEIAVLAAQKSVLQSKLARSRSPSPISARSRSPSPSPMKSFSPGCSRLTNASRHANLVERFSDIYTQERLDAQSLLRSYIDDLEIVQRIIYIAAVESFQAAKRAYRQFKMRVRKTLSLSYSGSESLEDMVMDYIIRQEDLYDVQSSVNDVIRAMNTNPQISFPPEVDFIMISSLIRELCRVAFSMQTLDPPLDVSFGTDGELFSEYKYRRSYDSEFSAPLVAYHVWPALMEEDSIIVKGEVVTRRGALWSHRSRSRSRCRSRSLSPLSRNAGYTRHLPPRHRSPSPLRSGSPSKWAHSELRRSWL
- the SPATA18 gene encoding mitochondria-eating protein isoform X2, which gives rise to MAESLRRLISNETCRVLQEKLERWYQDYHINSCDQNLTRCCEIMELNSMIQGQLFTILNQTCQQGGQYAGMEIIKSRLLPWLGSCLSSHPPARSPEGSSSRLQESLEKDRTLRELSSSQSLEIKQLEKELNATRLQLNLVQQDLADTQLALEDTKAKSATTILAAEDEIVQLKADLKASRAKEECALINLERLNEYEQQILTLKDEIAVLAAQKSVLQSKLARSRSPSPISARSRSPSPSPMKSFSPGCSRLTNASRHANLVERFSDIYTQERLDAQSLLRSYIDDLEIVQRIIYIAAVESFQAAKRAYRQFKMRVRKTLSLSYSGSESLEDMVMDYIIRQEDLYDVQSSVNDVIRAMNTNPQISFPPEVDFIMISSLIRELCRVAFSMQTLDPPLDVSFGTDGELFSEYKYRRSYDSEFSAPLVAYHVWPALMEEDSIIVKGEVVTRRGALWSHRSRSRSRCRSRSLSPLSRNAGYTRHLPPRHRSPSPLRSGSPRI
- the SPATA18 gene encoding mitochondria-eating protein isoform X1 codes for the protein MAESLRRLISNETCRVLQEKLERWYQDYHINSCDQNLTRCCEIMELNSMIQGQLFTILNQTCQQGGQYAGMEIIKSRLLPWLGSCLSSHPPARSPEGSSSRLQESLEKDRTLRELSSSQSLEIKQLEKELNATRLQLNLVQQDLADTQLALEDTKAKSATTILAAEDEIVQLKADLKASRAKEECALINLERLNEYEQQILTLKDEIAVLAAQKSVLQSKLARSRSPSPISARSRSPSPSPMKSFSPGCSRLTNASRHANLVERFSDIYTQERLDAQSLLRSYIDDLEIVQRIIYIAAVESFQAAKRAYRQFKMRVRKTLSLSYSGSESLEDMVMDYIIRQEDLYDVQSSVNDVIRAMNTNPQISFPPEVDFIMISSLIRELCRVAFSMQTLDPPLDVSFGTDGELFSEYKYRRSYDSEFSAPLVAYHVWPALMEEDSIIVKGEVVTRRGALWSHRSRSRSRCRSRSLSPLSRNAGYTRHLPPRHRSPSPLRSGSPSKWAHSELRRSWL